The following coding sequences are from one Hydra vulgaris chromosome 04, alternate assembly HydraT2T_AEP window:
- the LOC105849839 gene encoding tyrosine-protein kinase ABL isoform X3 — protein sequence MPKKDLEPAVSFVYTSEYQKVLEAIRKTSNEVSLMEMGLLTPNDLLCFAWQVASGMEYLACMKYVHRDLAARNILVGANKNIKISDFGLTQKVDLDVYMSAKSRRLPVKWMSI from the exons ATGCCAAAGAAGGATTTAGAACCAGCCGTTTCCTTTGTTTACACCTCAGAGTATCAAAAGGTTCTTGAG GCAATAAGAAAAACATCAAATGAGGTTTCACTTATGGAAATGGGTTTATTAACCCCAAATGATTTGCTTTGTTTTGCATGGCAAGTGGCATCTGGAATG GAATATCTTGCTTGTATGAAATATGTGCATCGAGACCTTGCCGCAAGAAATATACTGGTGGgtgctaataaaaatattaagatttCTGATTTTGGTTTAACACAAAAGGTTGATCTTGATGTATACATGAGTGCTAAATCACGTCGTTTACCGGTAAAATGGATGTCAATTTGA